A DNA window from Halorubrum sp. DM2 contains the following coding sequences:
- the hisI gene encoding phosphoribosyl-AMP cyclohydrolase yields MSDADAETGSIDVDFGEDGLVPAVAQDADSGEVLMVAYVSLEALKRTRETGEAHYYSRSREELWHKGGTSGHTQSVREVRVDCDADTLLYLVEQEGGACHTGHRSCFHRTIDGENVGERVFDPDEVY; encoded by the coding sequence ATGAGTGACGCCGACGCGGAGACCGGGTCGATCGACGTCGACTTCGGCGAGGACGGGCTGGTGCCGGCGGTCGCACAGGACGCCGACTCCGGCGAGGTGCTAATGGTAGCCTACGTCTCGCTCGAGGCCCTGAAGCGCACCCGCGAGACCGGCGAGGCCCACTACTACTCCCGCTCCCGCGAGGAGCTGTGGCACAAGGGGGGCACCTCGGGACACACCCAGTCGGTCCGGGAGGTCAGGGTCGACTGCGACGCCGACACGCTGCTGTACCTCGTCGAGCAGGAGGGCGGTGCCTGCCACACCGGCCACCGCTCGTGTTTCCACCGGACGATAGACGGGGAGAACGTCGGGGAGCGCGTCTTCGACCCCGACGAGGTGTACTGA
- a CDS encoding GNAT family N-acetyltransferase, which yields MTGGDVPGSGREDADEHGDPDPRVRPGRPADADRIRELQSHLRQPSPDLLEYGLAVGAARVSVADGRVVGYLLPVDGANRRGVHVTELVVAPAFRREGRGRALLRAAVADADGPVTLQAHPDNDGALALYESLGFEVVERRPGAYADGDALVLRRDPDE from the coding sequence ATGACGGGCGGCGATGTCCCCGGTTCAGGGCGGGAGGACGCCGACGAGCACGGCGACCCGGACCCCCGAGTCCGCCCCGGCCGCCCCGCCGACGCCGACCGGATCCGTGAGCTCCAGTCGCACCTCCGCCAGCCGAGTCCGGACCTCCTGGAGTACGGGCTCGCGGTGGGGGCCGCCCGCGTGAGCGTCGCGGACGGCCGCGTCGTCGGCTACCTGCTCCCGGTCGACGGGGCGAACCGGCGCGGGGTCCACGTCACGGAACTCGTCGTCGCGCCCGCGTTCAGGCGCGAGGGGCGGGGGCGCGCGCTGCTCCGCGCGGCGGTCGCCGACGCCGACGGCCCGGTGACGCTCCAGGCCCACCCCGACAACGACGGCGCGCTCGCGCTGTACGAGTCGCTCGGCTTCGAGGTCGTCGAGCGGCGGCCGGGCGCGTACGCCGACGGCGACGCGCTCGTCTTGCGGCGCGATCCGGACGAGTAG